The Dreissena polymorpha isolate Duluth1 chromosome 10, UMN_Dpol_1.0, whole genome shotgun sequence genome includes a region encoding these proteins:
- the LOC127847440 gene encoding uncharacterized protein LOC127847440, whose amino-acid sequence MATFSQSTVGKGSDSFTDFCCSPCLEHKIDQWAEFYCDNCLKFYCAKCINLHGQWFGTHVTYGRGETSKWPVSKEVEDFIQKCDLHEDKRLEMFCNDHSQLCCTNCAFVNHRQCAKVALITESVQGPLPDLQQLSRNIQTVLEDLEKLQNYWDTNMQSLQVSYSKQLNEIRDTRQKINTILDNIEQNTIKELEDKMTSLKASIKTNVDNCSKLKNELKRLSDTIHDIVDKGKAELSFIASTKCLKKINQSETYLTENLVQEESSLTFQADSEVQQQLSKLSGLGRIVVCTQAVPLPGAPNKVLAVQGKSEYNVNIPSDAKKRFNIRAICVLSNDQILVADHLNKRVKLLDHQYQVVGHCDFTAYPRDMCPITSSEVAVAVDVNNKTLEVQFVSMNDGQLVKGRKLQFKHPCWGIANHLQDLYLTSGTALYKYSMSGDLLSKLYEDKSSVITVNKCAVSPSGDKILVTNYFHSKVLTLARDGTVLHTFTDPDLKSPGGIHITALGQVLVCGEASNTVLQLDSEGKKKLAILATSRDIINVPLSVSYNRNTASIIVGQEMQTNILVIKVK is encoded by the exons ATGGCTACGTTTTCTCAATCAACTGTGGGTAAAGGCTCTGATTCATTTACAGACTTTTGTTGTTCGCCGTGTCTAGAGCACAAAATTGACCAGTGGGCCGAGTTTTACTGTGATAACTGTCTTAAATTTTATTGTGCAAAATGTATAAACCTGCATGGTCAGTGGTTTGGAACACATGTGACATATGGAAGGGGAGAGACAAGTAAGTGGCCGGTGTCCAAGGAAGTGGAGGATTTCATTCAGAAATGTGACCTTCATGAGGACAAACGGCTAGAGATGTTTTGtaatgaccacagtcagctgtgctgcactaATTGTGCTTTCGTCAATCACAg ACAATGTGCTAAAGTAGCGCTTATAACTGAGTCAGTACAAGGACCTCTGCCAGACTTGCAACAACTATCAAGAAATATTCAAACTGTTCTTGAAGATCTGGAGAAACTTCAGAATTATTGGGATACCAATATGCAGTCTTTGCAGGTTTCATACagcaaacaattaaatgaaatacGGGACACACgccagaaaataaatacaattttagacAACATTGAACAGAATACCATAAAAGAACTAGAAGATAAGATGACAAGTCTGAAAGCTTCGATCAAGACTAATGTGGACAATTGCAGCAAGCTTAAAAATGAACTGAAACGACTCAGTGACACAATTCATGACATTGTTGATAAGGGAAAAGCAGAACTCTCGTTTATTGCAAGTACGAAATGTCTGAAAAAAATTAATCAGTCTGAAACTTATCTGACAGAGAACTTAGTTCAGGAAGAAAGTTCACTGACATTCCAGGCTGACAGTGAAGTTCAACAGCAATTGTCTAAATTGTCAGGTCTGGGGAGGATTGTGGTATGTACTCAGGCTGTGCCTCTGCCTGGTGCCCCAAACAAGGTATTGGCTGTGCAAGGAAAGTCAGAATATAATGTGAACATACCAAGTGATGCAAAGAAGAGATTTAATATAAGAGCCATCTGTGTTCTCTCAAATGATCAGATCCTTGTTGCAGATCATCTGAATAAAAGAGTTAAGCTACTAGATCATCAATACCAGGTTGTGGGACATTGTGATTTCACTGCGTATCCTAGAGACATGTGTCCAATCACCTCAAGTGAAGTAGCTGTTGCTGTGGATGTCAATAATAAGACACTTGAGGTTCAGTTTGTCTCGATGAATGATGGGCAGCTGGTTAAGGGCAGGAAGTTACAGTTTAAACATCCATGTTGGGGTATTGCTAATCATCTGCAAGATCTGTATCTGACTTCTGGTACTGCACTTTACAAGTATTCAATGAGTGGAGACCTGCTTAGTAAGCTGTATGAGGATAAATCAAGTGTTATCACAG TAAATAAGTGTGCAGTGAGTCCGTCAGGTGACAAGATATTAGTCACCAACTATTTCCACAGCAAGGttctcaccctggccagagaTGGCACAGTTCTCCACACCTTTACCGACCCAGACCTGAAATCCCCAGGAGGTATACATATCACTGCCCTGGGACAAGTGCTGGTCTGTGGAGAGGCATCCAACACTGTCCTACAGCTAGATAGTGAAGGCAAGAAGAAGCTGGCAATTCTTGCTACCAGCAGGGATATAATTAATGTCCCACTGTCAGTCTCCTACAACAGGAACAcagcatccatcattgtgggtCAAGAAATGCAAACAAACATTCTTGTGATTaaagtaaaatag